A region from the Sphingomonas brevis genome encodes:
- a CDS encoding RidA family protein, translating to MAQPPAPIGLYESYVRHGELVAVSGISPARAGETIAGKVGRELSFEQGCEAARRAAENLLAVLRQAAGQDDGAIQRILLVRGQVNATEDFTMVHKVIDAASELLVERLGERGRHARTAIGCSTLPNNNAVTLEALAIIAAYPSVSAAG from the coding sequence TTGGCCCAGCCGCCGGCGCCTATTGGATTATATGAGTCCTATGTCCGACATGGCGAACTGGTCGCAGTATCGGGGATCAGCCCGGCGCGCGCTGGCGAGACGATCGCCGGCAAGGTCGGGCGGGAGCTGAGCTTCGAACAAGGGTGCGAGGCAGCCAGGCGCGCCGCGGAGAATTTGCTGGCCGTGCTGCGCCAGGCCGCCGGTCAGGATGACGGTGCGATCCAGCGGATCCTGCTGGTGAGGGGCCAGGTCAACGCCACCGAAGATTTCACCATGGTGCACAAGGTGATCGATGCGGCGTCGGAACTGCTGGTCGAGCGGCTGGGGGAGCGCGGGCGGCATGCCCGGACCGCGATCGGCTGTTCGACCCTTCCCAATAATAATGCGGTCACACTGGAAGCGCTGGCAATTATTGCCGCTTATCCATCGGTTTCGGCGGCCGGCTAG
- the nadA gene encoding quinolinate synthase NadA — protein MTAQTESLKGLDLLAEIKRLKEERNAVILAHYYQKPQIQDLADFVGDSLDLSRKAAATDAEVIAFCGVRFMAETAKILSPEKIVVLPDMDAGCSLEDSCPPDQFKAFREAHPDHIALTYINCSAAVKALSDIIVTSSSADVILKQIPKDQKIIFGPDRHLGGYLARRTGRDMLLWPGICIVHQAFSETELLKLKAENPGAPVAAHPECPPHIIDHSDHVGSTKSILDFAIHSPSKTILVATEPHIIHQMEKAAPDKTFIGVPGGDGNCNCNMCPYMALNTLEKLYVALRDLRPRIELDDETMAKARVPLERMLEMAGRTVGQGDVGRPKISGD, from the coding sequence ATGACCGCCCAGACAGAGTCGCTGAAGGGCCTCGATCTCCTCGCCGAGATCAAGCGCCTCAAGGAGGAGCGCAACGCGGTCATCCTCGCCCATTATTACCAGAAGCCGCAGATCCAGGACCTCGCCGACTTCGTCGGCGACAGCCTCGACCTGTCGCGGAAGGCGGCGGCGACCGACGCCGAAGTGATCGCCTTTTGCGGCGTACGGTTCATGGCCGAGACGGCGAAGATATTGAGCCCGGAAAAGATCGTGGTCCTGCCGGACATGGATGCCGGCTGCAGCCTCGAGGACAGCTGCCCGCCCGACCAGTTCAAGGCTTTCCGCGAGGCCCATCCGGACCATATCGCGCTGACCTACATCAACTGCTCGGCGGCGGTGAAGGCCTTGAGCGACATCATCGTCACCTCATCGTCTGCCGACGTGATCCTGAAGCAGATCCCCAAGGATCAGAAGATCATCTTCGGACCCGACAGGCATCTCGGCGGCTATCTTGCCCGCAGGACCGGTCGCGACATGCTGTTGTGGCCCGGCATCTGCATCGTGCACCAGGCGTTCAGCGAGACCGAGCTTCTGAAGCTCAAGGCCGAGAATCCCGGCGCTCCGGTCGCCGCGCATCCCGAATGCCCGCCGCACATCATCGACCATAGCGACCATGTCGGTTCGACCAAGTCGATCCTCGACTTCGCCATCCATTCGCCGAGCAAGACGATCCTGGTCGCGACCGAACCGCACATCATCCACCAGATGGAAAAGGCGGCGCCCGACAAGACCTTCATCGGCGTGCCGGGGGGCGACGGAAACTGCAACTGCAACATGTGCCCCTACATGGCACTCAACACGCTGGAGAAGCTGTACGTCGCGCTGCGCGACCTCCGGCCCCGGATCGAGCTCGATGACGAGACCATGGCCAAGGCCCGGGTGCCGTTGGAGCGGATGCTGGAAATGGCCGGCCGCACCGTCGGCCAGGGCGATGTCGGGAGGCCGAAGATCAGCGGCGACTGA
- a CDS encoding DUF4230 domain-containing protein, with protein MDENSPTGLNKPLAIGAVIVALLLGLVVGGALDIGKSLFGSNPETVASSALQSMRAQNRLVPFVARYVSVVSSRQERLGGLVSAERTLILPGDVRYELDLAKLEPEDVKWDAATRTLAVTLPEIEIAGPEVDLAAAREYGESGVLSAVTDADSALDRNNRARAVADLRKQAGTAVPMRLAREAGRQAVERSFSLPLQAAGFGDAKVVARYPTEGSPVTVPLDHSRSYNEVLDEAAQKQR; from the coding sequence ATGGACGAGAATAGCCCAACCGGATTGAACAAGCCTTTGGCGATCGGCGCGGTGATCGTCGCGCTGCTGCTCGGCCTGGTGGTCGGCGGAGCGCTGGACATCGGCAAGAGCCTGTTCGGCAGCAATCCTGAAACCGTCGCTTCGTCGGCGCTGCAATCGATGCGCGCGCAAAACCGGCTTGTGCCGTTCGTCGCCCGCTATGTCTCGGTGGTCAGCAGCCGGCAGGAGCGGCTGGGCGGGCTGGTCAGCGCCGAGCGCACCCTGATCCTGCCCGGCGACGTCCGCTATGAGCTCGACCTGGCGAAGTTGGAACCCGAGGACGTCAAATGGGATGCGGCGACCCGAACGCTGGCCGTGACCCTGCCGGAAATCGAGATAGCCGGCCCGGAAGTCGATCTCGCCGCCGCGCGGGAATATGGGGAGAGCGGCGTGCTGTCGGCGGTGACCGACGCCGACTCCGCGCTCGATCGCAACAACCGCGCCCGCGCGGTCGCCGATTTGCGCAAGCAGGCCGGCACGGCAGTGCCGATGAGGCTGGCGCGCGAGGCTGGGCGCCAGGCGGTCGAGCGCAGCTTCTCGCTGCCGCTCCAGGCCGCCGGTTTCGGCGACGCAAAAGTGGTCGCGCGCTATCCCACGGAGGGCTCGCCGGTGACGGTGCCCCTTGACCACAGCCGCAGCTATAACGAAGTGCTTGATGAAGCCGCGCAGAAACAGCGCTGA
- a CDS encoding DUF1476 domain-containing protein: MTQFDDRERAFEAKFARDEEMQFRIVASRNRLLGEWAARLMGLSEVETESYAKDVVRADFEEAGDEDVIRKVLGDLTSAGVDADEGRIRDALGHKLVEARRQVIEQTNL, encoded by the coding sequence ATGACCCAGTTCGACGACCGTGAGCGTGCCTTTGAAGCCAAATTTGCGCGGGACGAAGAGATGCAGTTCCGCATCGTCGCAAGTCGCAACCGTTTGCTCGGCGAATGGGCCGCCCGGCTGATGGGCCTGTCGGAAGTCGAAACAGAGTCATACGCCAAGGATGTCGTTCGCGCCGACTTCGAGGAAGCCGGCGACGAGGATGTCATCCGCAAGGTGCTTGGCGACCTGACCTCCGCGGGGGTCGATGCAGACGAAGGCCGGATCCGCGATGCGCTCGGTCACAAGCTGGTCGAGGCCCGTCGGCAGGTCATCGAACAGACCAATTTGTAG
- a CDS encoding BlaI/MecI/CopY family transcriptional regulator codes for MDLRISEAELEVMEALWSAGHPLTAAEAADRIGAERGWTLATVKTMLSRLAAKGAVKHREDGRRFLYSPTIKREAYVGHESVRFVERLFGGRISPLVARLAEEDALDDEDIAAIEALLKELKS; via the coding sequence ATGGATCTCAGGATCAGTGAAGCCGAGCTGGAAGTGATGGAGGCGCTCTGGAGCGCAGGCCATCCGTTGACCGCCGCCGAGGCCGCCGACCGGATCGGCGCCGAACGCGGTTGGACCCTGGCCACCGTCAAGACCATGTTGTCCCGATTGGCGGCCAAGGGCGCGGTCAAGCATCGCGAGGACGGCCGCCGCTTCCTATATTCGCCGACGATCAAGCGCGAAGCCTATGTCGGCCATGAATCGGTGCGGTTCGTCGAACGGTTGTTCGGTGGTCGCATATCTCCGCTGGTCGCGCGCCTCGCCGAAGAGGATGCGCTGGACGATGAGGACATCGCCGCCATCGAGGCGCTATTGAAGGAGCTCAAGTCGTGA
- a CDS encoding BolA family protein, with translation MPMAANDIETLIRAALPDAEIEIRDLAGDGDHYAARVVSACFAGLNRVKQHQLVYRALGSRMGGELHALQLETALPDGEEQ, from the coding sequence ATGCCAATGGCGGCCAATGACATCGAGACGCTGATCCGAGCTGCGCTCCCCGACGCGGAAATCGAAATCCGCGACCTGGCGGGCGACGGCGACCATTATGCCGCGCGGGTAGTGTCGGCCTGCTTCGCGGGCTTGAACCGCGTCAAACAACACCAACTTGTGTACCGGGCACTCGGCTCCCGCATGGGCGGAGAGCTCCATGCGCTGCAGCTCGAGACCGCGCTGCCCGACGGAGAAGAACAATGA
- a CDS encoding M56 family metallopeptidase produces MIDWLLGTLIATTALIFLVLLIREPVRRQFGARVAYGLWLIPAARLLMPTLTQTVERTVPEATPIQPFVPIMMSEPKLLASVAPPEPSLLEQVGGMQTVLLVLWLGIGLGLFIARMAAFHRERAAILRDASELGRIGSIRIVRSPDVKGPLAFGVLDRVIAVPADFERLYDERERGLALEHELAHHRSGDLVANLIAFVLLCLQWFNPLAWVAHAAFRFDQEAACDARVLDKAKADDRADYGRTIAKAASGRALLFASALDRRNTLHRRLKSMLTNPTAGRRFAGRLTVIAAVAVALPLTATRAIEYVDKVVPAEPAPVAQVAQVAPAAVPAPVAPVAPVAPLATVAPAPTVADSGDGSYRHKDLSFERDGTISIDGKSKRWNELTAAEKARCREAIAQAKRELARARVEVDQEQIQRDVREALEEAKFDQEDLRRDLAEARREIEQAVREVDRNARHIRRSGQDPEQIKATIRESLKSVEAIDIDQIRRQALASVDQRAIATSVASAQASIAKAEQEVDRIEDSIDEGDDE; encoded by the coding sequence GTGATCGACTGGCTGCTTGGCACGCTGATCGCCACTACCGCGCTGATCTTCCTCGTCCTGCTCATCAGGGAGCCGGTCCGGCGCCAGTTCGGCGCCCGGGTAGCTTATGGCTTGTGGCTGATCCCGGCGGCGCGCCTGCTGATGCCGACGCTGACGCAGACCGTCGAGCGCACGGTCCCGGAGGCGACACCGATCCAGCCATTCGTCCCGATCATGATGTCCGAACCCAAATTGCTGGCCTCGGTCGCCCCGCCCGAACCGTCTCTCCTGGAACAGGTCGGCGGGATGCAGACGGTTCTGCTGGTGCTGTGGCTGGGTATCGGGCTCGGCCTGTTCATCGCCCGAATGGCGGCATTCCACCGCGAGCGGGCGGCCATCTTGCGTGACGCTTCGGAATTGGGCCGGATTGGATCGATCCGCATTGTCCGATCGCCCGATGTCAAAGGCCCGCTGGCGTTTGGCGTGCTCGACCGGGTGATCGCTGTCCCCGCCGATTTCGAGCGGCTTTATGACGAGCGGGAGCGCGGCCTCGCGCTGGAGCATGAACTCGCCCACCACCGCTCCGGCGACCTTGTCGCCAACCTTATCGCCTTTGTCCTGCTCTGCCTCCAGTGGTTCAATCCACTCGCCTGGGTCGCCCACGCCGCTTTTCGCTTCGATCAGGAAGCGGCGTGCGATGCCCGGGTGCTGGACAAGGCCAAGGCCGACGATCGCGCCGACTATGGTCGGACGATCGCCAAGGCCGCTTCGGGGAGGGCGCTGCTATTCGCCAGCGCTCTCGATCGACGCAACACCCTTCACAGGAGGCTGAAGTCCATGCTTACCAATCCAACCGCGGGCCGGCGATTTGCCGGGCGGCTGACGGTAATCGCCGCCGTGGCGGTTGCCCTGCCGCTGACCGCTACGCGGGCGATCGAATATGTCGACAAGGTCGTGCCGGCGGAACCCGCTCCGGTAGCGCAGGTTGCGCAGGTCGCGCCCGCCGCTGTCCCGGCGCCGGTTGCTCCGGTTGCTCCGGTCGCGCCCCTAGCGACGGTCGCGCCGGCACCCACCGTCGCGGATTCTGGCGACGGTAGCTATCGGCACAAGGATCTCTCGTTCGAGCGCGACGGGACGATTTCCATCGACGGCAAGTCCAAGCGCTGGAACGAACTCACCGCCGCCGAGAAGGCCAGGTGCCGTGAGGCGATCGCCCAGGCCAAGCGCGAATTGGCCCGTGCCCGTGTCGAGGTCGACCAAGAGCAGATCCAGCGGGACGTTCGCGAGGCGCTCGAAGAAGCCAAGTTCGACCAGGAAGACCTGCGCCGCGACCTCGCCGAAGCGCGCCGGGAGATCGAACAGGCGGTTCGGGAAGTCGACCGCAACGCCAGGCATATCCGTCGGTCGGGGCAGGATCCCGAACAGATCAAGGCGACCATCCGGGAATCGCTGAAATCGGTCGAAGCGATCGATATCGACCAGATCCGCCGCCAGGCGCTGGCGTCAGTCGATCAGCGCGCGATCGCGACAAGCGTCGCTTCCGCCCAGGCCTCCATCGCCAAGGCCGAGCAAGAAGTAGATCGGATCGAAGACAGCATCGACGAGGGCGACGACGAATAG
- a CDS encoding glycosyltransferase, with protein MTPQDRTDQNLLIADLTQSWSDVGGGVRTYLRHKRRHILDNTPHRHLLIVPGPRDAVEVEEGGRAITAYVASPKVPGSPHYRFLLRNRAVRSVLADRLPDLIECQDAYNLPWAAIAHGRRYPETALVAAYCTDFPTVYVDRPFSKWLGTAIGAWASRVSYDYCGRLYGRFDAVYAMSENGGAAKLRSLGVPEVDVVPLGVELGQFSPAKRSSRIRHSLNIGDEQPLLIYVGRLDFEKRAHIVVEAFRRLPASLGAKLMLLGDGPLREQFVGLGDERIYAPGYCRDRDDLAAWLASADIYVSGMADETFGISVIEAQASGLPVVGVAAGAMVDRVPHGLGLVGRVDDAEVMAANIMSVLSGDRPAMAERAREHALQFSWDESMERLFGRVYHSALARAADRAGIAPLPQEAVLAEAA; from the coding sequence ATGACCCCCCAGGACCGTACCGACCAAAATCTGCTGATTGCCGACCTCACCCAAAGCTGGTCCGACGTCGGCGGGGGCGTGCGCACCTATTTGCGCCACAAGCGCCGCCACATTCTCGACAATACGCCGCACCGGCATTTGCTGATTGTGCCCGGGCCGCGCGATGCCGTGGAAGTTGAGGAAGGCGGGCGGGCCATTACCGCTTATGTCGCGTCGCCCAAGGTGCCGGGCAGCCCGCACTACCGCTTCCTCCTGCGCAACCGCGCCGTCCGATCGGTACTGGCCGATCGGCTGCCCGACCTGATCGAGTGCCAGGATGCCTACAACCTGCCCTGGGCGGCGATTGCCCATGGCCGCCGATATCCAGAAACGGCGCTGGTGGCCGCTTATTGCACCGATTTTCCGACGGTCTATGTCGATCGACCTTTCTCAAAATGGCTAGGCACGGCGATCGGCGCCTGGGCCAGTCGAGTTAGCTATGATTATTGCGGGCGGCTCTACGGCCGGTTCGATGCGGTTTACGCGATGAGCGAGAATGGCGGCGCGGCGAAATTGCGCTCGCTTGGCGTCCCGGAAGTCGACGTGGTCCCGCTCGGCGTCGAACTCGGCCAATTCTCGCCCGCCAAACGTAGTTCCCGGATCCGGCATTCCCTGAACATCGGCGATGAGCAGCCCTTGCTCATCTATGTCGGACGACTGGATTTCGAGAAGCGTGCGCATATCGTCGTCGAGGCATTCCGGCGATTGCCGGCTTCGCTCGGGGCGAAGCTGATGCTGCTCGGTGATGGCCCGCTGAGGGAGCAATTTGTCGGGCTGGGGGACGAGCGGATTTATGCGCCCGGCTATTGCCGCGACCGAGACGACCTCGCCGCCTGGCTGGCCAGCGCCGACATCTATGTTTCGGGCATGGCCGACGAAACCTTCGGCATTTCGGTGATCGAGGCCCAAGCGTCCGGCCTGCCGGTTGTGGGCGTTGCCGCAGGGGCGATGGTCGATCGGGTTCCGCACGGCCTTGGACTGGTGGGAAGGGTCGACGATGCCGAGGTGATGGCCGCCAACATTATGTCGGTCCTGTCCGGCGATCGGCCGGCAATGGCCGAGCGCGCCCGAGAGCACGCCCTGCAGTTCAGCTGGGACGAAAGCATGGAGCGATTGTTCGGCCGGGTCTATCACTCGGCTCTGGCCCGCGCCGCCGATCGGGCCGGGATCGCGCCGCTTCCGCAGGAGGCGGTGCTGGCCGAGGCGGCCTAG
- the grxD gene encoding Grx4 family monothiol glutaredoxin — MNEAKGRIDALVKANDVVLFMKGSVLFPQCGFSSRAVAILDHLGVPFETVDVLQDQEIRAGIKEYSDWPTIPQLYVKGEFVGGSDIMMEMFESGELQQLVSAEA, encoded by the coding sequence ATGAACGAAGCGAAGGGTCGGATCGACGCGCTGGTGAAGGCCAATGACGTCGTCCTGTTCATGAAGGGCAGCGTGCTGTTCCCCCAGTGCGGATTTTCAAGCCGGGCGGTGGCGATCCTCGACCATCTGGGCGTGCCGTTCGAAACGGTCGACGTGCTCCAGGACCAGGAAATCCGCGCCGGAATCAAGGAATATTCCGACTGGCCGACTATCCCCCAGCTTTATGTGAAGGGTGAATTCGTCGGCGGATCCGACATCATGATGGAAATGTTCGAGAGCGGTGAGCTTCAGCAGCTGGTCAGCGCCGAAGCATAA
- a CDS encoding TetR/AcrR family transcriptional regulator: MNQASTLDDAVRQRRPGGRTADVTRRINEALIELLAEGGLEACTFQNVAARAGVERSTLYRRNPDRWPTIVDALIDLADRQTPAVDTGSFRADLTETLLNLVTVLNSPVGPSLMEVAGALQSGVAPGQSQRFWTNRQKQLAPMFEAAIERGELPADVNLDEVFAMAAGPMYFRRYVSSQPLNDEWVNKVVDQICDRYCLKP; the protein is encoded by the coding sequence TTGAATCAAGCTTCAACTTTGGACGATGCGGTACGCCAGCGCCGGCCCGGCGGCCGCACCGCGGACGTCACCCGGCGGATCAACGAGGCGTTGATCGAACTGCTCGCAGAGGGCGGGCTTGAGGCCTGCACTTTCCAGAATGTGGCAGCGCGCGCCGGCGTCGAGCGTTCGACCCTTTACCGGCGCAATCCCGATCGCTGGCCGACGATAGTAGATGCCCTGATCGACCTGGCGGACCGCCAAACGCCGGCCGTCGACACCGGGTCGTTTCGAGCCGATCTCACGGAGACCCTGCTCAACCTGGTCACGGTGCTTAACAGCCCGGTCGGCCCATCGCTGATGGAAGTGGCGGGAGCACTTCAATCCGGCGTTGCGCCGGGGCAGTCCCAACGTTTTTGGACGAACCGGCAAAAGCAGCTGGCGCCGATGTTCGAGGCGGCGATCGAGCGCGGCGAGCTGCCGGCCGACGTCAATCTCGATGAGGTTTTCGCCATGGCCGCCGGCCCGATGTACTTCCGTCGATACGTCTCGTCCCAGCCACTGAACGATGAGTGGGTGAACAAGGTCGTCGACCAGATATGCGATCGCTATTGCCTGAAGCCCTAG
- a CDS encoding MBL fold metallo-hydrolase produces MEPLEPGVARLLAHNPSPFTYFGTQTYLVGDDELVVIDPGPELDEHVAAIVEAVDGRNVAAISCTHTHRDHSPASRALQQATGAPIIGCAPLVLESIGPRADASFDKQYVPDRVLADGETIEFDGGKKLTAVATPGHTSNHLCFAFNDALFTGDHVMGWSTTVVVPPDGDMAAYMRSMDLLRQRGDRLYYPAHGPAVTKPAQLVRGMIGHRMQRERQILKLVGQRPRDIPDIVAHAYPGLDQRLVPAAGGSVYAHLLDLQQRGLVEAGEGETWTRIAQPD; encoded by the coding sequence TTGGAACCGCTCGAGCCCGGCGTTGCCCGGCTGCTGGCGCATAATCCGTCGCCCTTCACCTATTTCGGTACGCAGACTTATCTGGTCGGGGACGATGAGCTGGTGGTGATCGATCCCGGCCCCGAGCTCGACGAGCATGTCGCGGCGATCGTCGAGGCGGTCGACGGACGAAATGTCGCGGCGATTTCCTGCACCCACACCCATCGCGACCATTCGCCGGCCAGCCGCGCATTGCAGCAGGCGACCGGCGCGCCGATCATCGGCTGCGCACCGCTGGTGCTGGAGAGCATCGGGCCGCGCGCCGACGCCAGCTTCGACAAGCAATATGTTCCGGACCGGGTGCTCGCGGATGGCGAAACGATCGAGTTCGATGGCGGCAAGAAGCTCACCGCCGTCGCTACGCCTGGGCACACCTCCAACCATCTCTGCTTCGCGTTTAATGACGCACTGTTCACCGGCGATCATGTGATGGGCTGGTCGACCACAGTGGTCGTGCCGCCTGACGGCGACATGGCCGCATACATGCGCAGCATGGATCTGCTTCGGCAGCGCGGCGACCGACTCTACTATCCGGCGCACGGCCCGGCGGTGACCAAGCCGGCGCAGCTGGTGCGCGGCATGATCGGCCACCGCATGCAGCGCGAACGGCAGATATTGAAGCTGGTCGGGCAAAGGCCACGCGACATTCCCGACATTGTCGCCCACGCCTATCCCGGGCTCGACCAACGGCTGGTCCCTGCAGCGGGTGGATCGGTCTACGCGCATCTGCTGGACCTTCAGCAGCGCGGACTCGTTGAAGCCGGCGAGGGTGAGACATGGACGAGAATAGCCCAACCGGATTGA
- a CDS encoding prolyl oligopeptidase family serine peptidase, protein MRKLFIAAATAVLATAAVAQSDDPYLWLEDIQGLKPLEQVKVWNAETEADLTRISGFEDHRQRALAILNDPNQIAAPDQVMGDLVANHWVDADHKRGLWRVSPLNAYLSGKPTWRTVIDVDALGKAEGKSWVWHGADCLPPEYQRCLISLSPGGSDADVVREFDLVSGTFVEGGFVVPESKNAVAWADRDTLLVAMAEGEGTATKSGYARIVKEWKRGTPWSAATKVAEVDETAIGIGPFAVMDGNVRRVAISRNVGFYESRVSMRAPDGRWVELPIPQTAEFNTVVSGQAIATLVEPLGQFQPGSVVAFDIQQMLAGQSPAPKLVMAPSKTQAIEEVSATDNILWIKALDDVSGKLFALRRQADGSWASKPMPLPGNSTVHIVGTADKQDIAFATVEGMLTPTTLMSVDAAGKLGTVQALPAQFDASNLTVVQRFAASKDGTRVPYFLVRKKGVTKPTGTLIHAYGGFRNAQTPTYLTGQPYRSGPLGLFWAENGGAFVLANIRGGGEYGPRWWRDALREKRQNSFDDLEAVARDLIRTGVARKDGVAISGRSNGGVLVGAAMTQHPALYSAVISGSPLIDMKRYSQLLAGASWIDEYGDPDKPEDWAFMSKYSPYQAIRPGVRYPPTFFYLSTKDDRVHPGHARKATAKLKAFGNQVYYHEYVEGGHSVGADRAEDATRAALLWAFLTKEIGTKR, encoded by the coding sequence TTGCGCAAGCTTTTCATCGCCGCCGCGACCGCGGTGCTCGCCACCGCTGCCGTCGCCCAAAGCGACGACCCTTATCTCTGGCTTGAGGACATCCAGGGCCTAAAGCCGCTTGAGCAGGTAAAAGTCTGGAACGCCGAGACCGAGGCGGATCTCACCAGGATTTCGGGATTCGAAGACCATCGCCAGCGCGCCCTGGCCATTCTCAACGATCCCAACCAGATCGCGGCACCCGACCAGGTGATGGGCGACCTGGTCGCCAACCATTGGGTCGACGCCGATCACAAGCGGGGGCTGTGGCGCGTATCGCCGCTCAATGCCTATCTTTCCGGCAAGCCGACATGGCGGACGGTGATCGACGTCGACGCTCTCGGCAAGGCCGAGGGCAAGAGCTGGGTATGGCACGGCGCCGATTGCCTGCCGCCCGAATATCAGCGCTGCCTCATCTCTCTCAGCCCCGGCGGCAGCGACGCCGACGTGGTTCGCGAATTCGATCTCGTCTCGGGCACCTTTGTCGAGGGCGGGTTCGTCGTTCCGGAGAGCAAGAATGCGGTGGCCTGGGCCGACCGCGACACGCTGCTCGTGGCGATGGCCGAAGGCGAAGGGACGGCAACCAAGTCCGGCTACGCGCGGATCGTCAAGGAATGGAAGCGCGGCACGCCGTGGAGCGCAGCGACCAAGGTCGCCGAGGTCGACGAGACAGCGATCGGGATCGGCCCGTTCGCGGTGATGGACGGTAACGTCCGCCGCGTCGCGATCAGCCGCAATGTCGGCTTCTATGAATCGCGCGTATCAATGCGTGCGCCCGACGGCCGCTGGGTCGAGCTTCCGATCCCGCAAACCGCCGAATTCAACACGGTGGTTTCGGGCCAGGCGATTGCGACGCTGGTCGAGCCGCTCGGCCAATTTCAGCCCGGATCGGTCGTCGCGTTCGACATACAGCAGATGCTGGCCGGCCAGAGCCCCGCGCCGAAGCTGGTGATGGCGCCAAGCAAGACCCAGGCGATCGAGGAAGTCTCCGCCACCGACAATATCTTGTGGATCAAGGCGCTCGACGATGTTTCCGGCAAACTGTTCGCGCTTCGCCGCCAAGCCGACGGCAGCTGGGCGAGCAAGCCAATGCCGCTGCCCGGGAATAGCACTGTTCACATCGTCGGGACCGCCGACAAGCAGGACATTGCCTTCGCCACCGTCGAAGGGATGTTGACCCCGACGACCCTGATGTCGGTCGACGCGGCCGGCAAGCTTGGCACCGTCCAGGCGCTTCCGGCCCAGTTCGACGCCTCCAACCTCACCGTCGTGCAGCGCTTCGCAGCGTCGAAGGACGGCACCCGTGTCCCCTATTTCCTGGTCCGGAAGAAGGGCGTGACCAAGCCGACCGGCACGCTGATCCATGCCTATGGCGGCTTTCGCAATGCCCAGACGCCGACCTATTTGACCGGCCAGCCCTATCGGTCCGGCCCGCTCGGCCTGTTCTGGGCCGAGAATGGCGGCGCGTTCGTGCTCGCTAACATCCGCGGCGGCGGCGAATATGGTCCCAGATGGTGGCGCGACGCGCTGCGCGAAAAGCGCCAGAACAGCTTCGACGACCTGGAGGCGGTGGCTCGCGACCTGATCCGCACCGGCGTTGCTCGCAAGGACGGGGTAGCCATCTCTGGAAGGTCCAACGGCGGTGTGCTGGTCGGAGCGGCGATGACGCAGCATCCGGCGCTTTATTCCGCGGTGATCTCCGGTTCACCGCTGATCGACATGAAGCGCTATTCTCAACTTCTCGCCGGCGCATCCTGGATCGACGAATATGGCGATCCCGACAAACCGGAGGATTGGGCGTTCATGTCCAAATATTCGCCATATCAGGCGATCAGGCCAGGCGTCCGTTACCCGCCGACATTTTTCTACCTGTCGACCAAGGACGACCGCGTTCATCCGGGACATGCGCGCAAGGCGACGGCGAAGCTCAAGGCCTTCGGCAACCAGGTCTATTACCATGAGTATGTCGAGGGCGGCCATTCGGTTGGCGCCGACCGTGCGGAGGATGCGACCCGGGCCGCGCTGCTGTGGGCCTTCCTCACCAAGGAAATCGGGACGAAGCGCTAG
- a CDS encoding SDR family oxidoreductase has product MRLDLPPRVLITGAGTGIGRACAEALSARGARLILCDDDASSLRQATEELGAVGRYCDAASEASVAVFAADIIESFQSLDLLINAAGGGYERTLGMYRVSRALLPALRRGPHFKLLLNIPPEEEPNVAIFPYASSGQAFQRLSAALAAETKGTGVSVLIGDPVSGLSQVVPDPDAGPRAAAYRLPAQRHDRSLELKVADLLGPGRWGQRKAG; this is encoded by the coding sequence ATGCGACTCGACCTCCCTCCACGCGTCCTCATTACCGGTGCGGGGACCGGTATTGGCCGGGCCTGCGCCGAAGCGCTCAGCGCCCGCGGCGCCAGGCTGATCCTGTGTGACGACGACGCTTCCTCGCTGCGGCAGGCAACCGAAGAGCTGGGCGCCGTCGGCCGCTATTGCGACGCCGCGTCAGAAGCCAGTGTCGCGGTTTTCGCGGCCGACATTATTGAATCCTTCCAGTCGCTTGACCTGCTGATCAATGCCGCGGGCGGCGGATATGAGCGCACGCTCGGCATGTACCGCGTCTCGCGGGCACTGCTTCCGGCGCTGCGGCGCGGCCCGCATTTCAAGCTGCTGCTCAACATCCCGCCGGAAGAAGAGCCCAATGTGGCGATCTTCCCTTATGCGAGTTCGGGGCAGGCTTTCCAGCGCCTGTCAGCGGCCCTCGCCGCGGAAACCAAGGGCACTGGCGTCAGCGTACTGATCGGTGACCCTGTCAGCGGGCTGTCGCAAGTTGTCCCCGATCCCGACGCCGGGCCCCGTGCGGCCGCCTATCGACTGCCCGCGCAGCGGCATGACAGGTCCCTGGAGCTGAAGGTCGCCGACTTGCTGGGGCCAGGCAGATGGGGCCAGCGCAAGGCGGGCTGA